The DNA region GACCGCCGTCGCCATGGCGGTGGCCGGCGGTGCCACGTCCCTGGAGGCGGCGGCCGTCGTCTCCCAGGCCACGACCCCCTCGGACGCGGACCGCGCGGCCGTGCGGGACCTCGGCGGCCCGGAGACGCCCGTGCTGCTCGCCGGGCCCGACGGGACGCCTCGCGTGCAGGTGACCGCGGGCTGAGACGGGGTGTCCGTCCCTCCGCGCGGGAGCCGTCCGGGAGTCCTCGGGGGGAGCCTTCCCGGGGCCCTCGGGGAGTCCTGCGGGAGATTTCCGGGAGATCTCCGGGAGGACGAAGCGCCCTGCTGTGCATCGGCGCCGCCGGGATCGGGGAGAATGGGCGCCATGAGCGCTCGACCGAACACAGAAGCTGCTGCGGAGCAGGCGGAGAACAACGCCCCCCACCGGGCCGGCTTCGCCTGCTTCGTGGGCCGCCCCAACGCGGGCAAGTCCACCCTCACGAACGCTCTGGTCGGTCAGAAGGTGGCGATCACCTCCAACCGCCCCCAGACCACCAGGCACACCGTTCGGGGCATCGTGCACCGTCCGGACGCACAGCTGATCCTGGTGGACACACC from Streptomyces sp. B1I3 includes:
- a CDS encoding cytidine deaminase; this translates as MTDSIDLGPEDLKIVTLARSVRARNGVPEGAAVRDETGRTYAAGTVELESLKLSALQTAVAMAVAGGATSLEAAAVVSQATTPSDADRAAVRDLGGPETPVLLAGPDGTPRVQVTAG